The following proteins come from a genomic window of Mycobacterium sp. DL:
- a CDS encoding STAS domain-containing protein, with protein MYGNPTFDCDGAEIRAHCRQLATVVTIKGGLDDVNVDRATRYIRRFILAEKPFVLDLSGVTFFTRDAISLLFTVDDVCTAAGVEWSMVASRSIEQTLRDCGIEFAAAGSVPEALNHFADAMVARRQLLPLLTKTA; from the coding sequence ATGTACGGCAATCCGACGTTCGACTGTGATGGCGCTGAAATCCGGGCGCACTGCCGCCAGTTGGCCACCGTAGTGACGATCAAGGGTGGGCTCGACGACGTCAACGTCGATCGGGCCACGCGATACATCCGGCGCTTCATCCTCGCCGAGAAGCCCTTCGTGCTCGACCTCAGCGGTGTCACATTCTTTACCCGGGATGCGATTTCGCTGCTGTTCACCGTCGACGACGTCTGCACCGCAGCAGGCGTGGAATGGTCGATGGTCGCCAGTCGCTCCATCGAGCAGACACTGCGCGACTGCGGCATCGAGTTCGCCGCGGCCGGGTCGGTGCCCGAAGCGCTGAACCACTTCGCCGACGCGATGGTCGCGCGACGCCAACTACTCCCCCTCCTGACCAAGACCGCGTAA
- a CDS encoding DNA polymerase domain-containing protein: MAAPEYLEIGGRQVPITHPDKVVFGDLGVTKLDLMHYYTAVADGALRGVRDRPMILKRFVKGIGQEAVFQKRAPEKRPDFIDVAELKYASGTSAKEAVLRDAAGLIWAVNLGCVDLNPHPVRDDDLDHPDELRVDLDPMPGVGWRQILDVAFVAREVLEDHGLVAWPKTSGSRGIHIYTRIHRRWPFKLVRLAAEAVAREVERRAPESATARWWKEERHGVFVDFNQNAKDRTVASAYSVRATPDARVSTPLFWDEVDGCRPEAFTIATVPRRFAEVGDPWEGIDDAVGGLESLLDLADRLGPAEKAPRGTRRSPGGGRQARVSSKPLIEIARTKTRDEAMAALASWREKYPAAAEKLQPTDVLVDGMRGPSSIWYRIRINLEHVAEGERPPQETLLADYSPWASYTGSQQQRRG, from the coding sequence ATGGCTGCTCCCGAGTACCTGGAGATCGGCGGTCGACAGGTGCCGATCACCCACCCGGACAAAGTGGTGTTCGGCGATCTCGGCGTCACGAAGCTCGACCTGATGCACTACTACACCGCGGTCGCCGACGGCGCGCTTCGCGGGGTCCGGGACCGGCCGATGATCCTCAAGCGTTTCGTCAAGGGGATCGGCCAGGAAGCGGTCTTCCAGAAGCGGGCACCCGAGAAGCGGCCCGACTTCATCGACGTCGCCGAACTCAAATACGCCTCGGGGACGTCCGCCAAGGAGGCGGTCCTGCGTGACGCGGCCGGGCTGATCTGGGCGGTGAACCTCGGTTGTGTCGACCTCAACCCCCACCCGGTGCGCGACGACGACCTCGACCATCCCGATGAACTCCGCGTCGATCTCGACCCGATGCCCGGAGTGGGATGGCGGCAGATCCTCGACGTCGCCTTCGTCGCCCGCGAGGTGCTCGAGGATCACGGGCTGGTGGCCTGGCCGAAGACGTCGGGTTCGCGCGGCATCCACATCTACACGCGCATCCACCGTCGCTGGCCGTTCAAGCTCGTGCGACTGGCGGCCGAGGCGGTTGCCCGCGAGGTCGAGCGCCGCGCTCCGGAGTCGGCGACGGCACGGTGGTGGAAAGAGGAACGCCACGGTGTGTTCGTCGACTTCAATCAGAACGCCAAGGACCGCACCGTCGCGTCCGCGTACTCGGTGCGCGCCACCCCGGACGCCCGGGTGTCCACTCCGCTGTTCTGGGATGAGGTCGACGGCTGCCGCCCCGAGGCGTTCACCATCGCCACCGTGCCCCGGCGTTTCGCAGAGGTCGGAGATCCGTGGGAGGGCATCGACGACGCCGTGGGTGGGCTGGAGTCGCTGCTCGACCTCGCCGACCGGCTCGGGCCGGCGGAAAAGGCACCCAGGGGTACCCGGAGGTCGCCCGGGGGCGGACGGCAAGCTCGGGTCTCGTCGAAGCCGCTGATCGAGATCGCCAGGACCAAGACCCGGGACGAGGCGATGGCCGCGCTGGCGTCGTGGCGGGAGAAGTATCCGGCCGCAGCCGAAAAGCTGCAGCCCACAGATGTTCTCGTCGACGGGATGCGAGGTCCGAGTTCGATCTGGTACCGCATCCGGATCAACCTGGAACACGTTGCCGAAGGCGAGCGTCCACCGCAGGAGACGCTGCTGGCCGATTACAGCCCCTGGGCGAGCTACACCGGATCCCAGCAGCAGCGCAGAGGATGA